One segment of Streptosporangium brasiliense DNA contains the following:
- a CDS encoding DUF4082 domain-containing protein, which yields MSVNKGENAQFKVRTDATNYRIDIYRIGYYGGMGARLIATIEPSVTLPQTQPTCLGDTTTGLIDCGNWALSASWAVPSNAVSGVYAANIIREDGTPGVSQILFVIRDDSRNSDILLKTSDTTWQAYNEYGGNSLYVGSPVGRAYKVSYNRPLFTRSSFFMAEYPLVRWIEANGYDVSYTSSVDMASQGAELLEHKIFVSSGHDEYWSNEMRSSIQNARDNGVNLIFFSGNEVFWKTRWENSLDATGTPFRTMVCYKETHANAKIDPSPQWTGTWRDPRFSPPSDGGRPENAVTGTFYMVNTPANDSITVPAEYSDMRLWRNTSIANLQPGESAVFPAGTLGYEWNEAPDNDSTPAGTVKFSRTSVVKTTTYLLNFGSTYGAGDPVHSLTLYRHSSGALVFGSGTVQWSWGLDDTHDLKPSGGGRLGATPPTDIRMQQATVNLLADMKTQPASLQPGLVPAVASTDTAPPTSAITFPASGSTVPAGTVIPVQGTAADTGGGVVGGVEVSFDGGTRWFQATGRTGWRYNWLTPTPGTVTIRSRAVDDIGNIQGTPTQITVTVVSECPSCTIWPSSAVPAIQSQNDPNASTAGLKFRTATAGTINGIRFYKGTQNTGTHVGSLWTSGGQLLASATFTNETASGWQQVNFPTPVSIAANTTYVASYHSTSGFYSVTRPYFTTQYTNSPLTALANGAEGGNGVYKYGATNAFPTQTYQASNYWVDVVFTPSNSLWDNTAVPAIQSQPDPTAGTAGVKFRSATAGTINGIRFYKGSQNTGTHTGSLWTSSGQLLASATFTNETASGWQQVNFPEPVNINANTTYVASYHTTSGFYSITRPYFTTQYTNSPLTALANGAEGGNGVYKYGATNAFPTQTYQASNYWVDVVFTPSNSLWDNTAVPAIQSQPDSAPVTLGVKFKTTTDGSITGIRFYKGIQNTGTHTGSLWTSTGELLASAIFANETASGWQQVNFSTPVKITANTTYVASYHTTSGFWSLTRPYFTTQYANGPLLALANGTEGGNGVYKYDAVNSFPTQTYQASNYWVDVVFTSP from the coding sequence ATGAGCGTGAACAAGGGAGAGAACGCCCAGTTCAAGGTGAGAACCGATGCGACCAATTATCGTATAGATATCTATCGCATTGGATATTACGGCGGTATGGGCGCACGGCTGATAGCGACGATCGAGCCCTCCGTCACCCTGCCCCAGACGCAGCCGACCTGCTTGGGGGACACGACAACCGGCCTGATCGACTGCGGAAACTGGGCGCTGTCCGCCTCCTGGGCAGTACCGAGCAACGCCGTTTCCGGAGTCTACGCCGCGAATATCATACGGGAAGACGGCACACCCGGTGTCAGCCAGATCTTATTCGTCATCCGGGATGATTCCCGCAATTCGGATATCTTGCTTAAAACCTCCGACACCACCTGGCAGGCGTACAACGAATACGGCGGCAACAGCCTCTATGTCGGTAGTCCGGTGGGACGCGCCTACAAGGTCAGCTACAACCGTCCGCTTTTCACGCGCAGCAGTTTCTTCATGGCCGAGTATCCTCTGGTCAGATGGATCGAGGCCAACGGGTACGACGTCAGCTACACCAGCAGTGTCGACATGGCCAGCCAGGGGGCGGAGCTGCTCGAACACAAGATATTCGTCTCCTCCGGACATGACGAGTACTGGTCCAATGAAATGCGGAGCAGTATCCAGAACGCCCGGGACAACGGGGTCAATCTCATCTTCTTCTCCGGGAACGAGGTTTTCTGGAAAACCAGGTGGGAGAATTCTCTGGATGCGACGGGCACCCCTTTCCGGACGATGGTCTGCTACAAGGAGACTCACGCCAACGCCAAGATCGACCCGAGTCCGCAGTGGACAGGGACGTGGCGCGACCCCCGTTTCTCCCCTCCATCGGACGGCGGAAGACCCGAGAACGCCGTGACGGGAACGTTCTACATGGTGAACACCCCGGCGAACGACTCCATCACCGTTCCCGCCGAATACAGCGACATGCGACTGTGGCGCAACACGTCTATCGCCAACCTGCAACCCGGCGAGAGTGCGGTCTTCCCCGCCGGAACACTGGGATACGAGTGGAACGAAGCACCCGACAACGATTCCACACCGGCTGGGACGGTGAAGTTCTCCAGGACGAGCGTGGTCAAAACAACAACGTACCTGCTCAACTTCGGCAGCACCTACGGCGCCGGGGACCCGGTACACAGCCTTACGCTCTACAGGCACAGCAGTGGCGCGCTGGTCTTCGGCTCGGGGACCGTCCAGTGGTCCTGGGGACTCGATGACACCCATGATTTGAAACCCTCCGGCGGCGGCCGCCTGGGCGCTACACCCCCCACGGACATCCGGATGCAGCAGGCGACGGTCAACCTTCTGGCCGACATGAAGACCCAGCCGGCCAGCCTCCAGCCGGGTCTGGTTCCGGCGGTCGCGTCAACAGACACCGCTCCACCCACATCAGCGATTACTTTTCCGGCGAGTGGCAGCACCGTACCCGCTGGAACAGTCATCCCCGTTCAAGGGACGGCAGCTGACACCGGAGGCGGGGTCGTCGGCGGGGTCGAGGTCTCATTTGACGGCGGAACGAGATGGTTCCAGGCAACGGGCCGCACCGGTTGGCGGTACAACTGGCTGACGCCCACCCCTGGAACGGTGACGATCAGATCCCGAGCGGTCGATGACATCGGAAACATCCAGGGAACTCCGACGCAAATAACCGTCACCGTTGTCTCGGAGTGCCCCTCCTGCACCATTTGGCCGTCGTCGGCCGTGCCGGCCATCCAGTCGCAGAACGATCCCAATGCCAGTACGGCCGGCCTGAAATTCAGGACGGCCACGGCCGGGACCATCAACGGCATCCGCTTCTACAAGGGCACGCAGAACACCGGGACGCACGTCGGGAGTCTGTGGACCAGCGGTGGCCAGCTGCTCGCGAGCGCGACCTTCACCAACGAGACCGCGTCCGGATGGCAACAGGTGAACTTCCCCACCCCCGTGAGCATCGCCGCCAACACCACCTACGTCGCCTCATACCACAGCACATCCGGCTTCTATTCGGTAACAAGGCCCTACTTCACCACGCAATACACGAACAGTCCGCTCACCGCGCTCGCGAACGGCGCGGAAGGCGGAAACGGCGTATACAAATACGGCGCCACGAACGCCTTCCCGACCCAGACCTATCAAGCCAGCAACTACTGGGTCGATGTCGTGTTCACACCCTCGAACAGTCTGTGGGACAACACGGCGGTCCCGGCCATCCAATCGCAGCCCGATCCCACTGCCGGTACGGCCGGCGTGAAATTCAGGTCGGCCACGGCCGGGACCATCAACGGCATCCGCTTCTACAAGGGCTCGCAGAACACCGGGACGCACACCGGAAGTCTGTGGACCAGCAGTGGCCAGCTGCTCGCGAGCGCGACCTTCACCAACGAGACCGCGTCCGGATGGCAACAGGTGAACTTCCCCGAACCTGTGAACATCAACGCCAACACCACCTACGTCGCCTCGTACCACACCACATCCGGCTTCTATTCGATAACGAGACCCTACTTCACCACGCAATACACGAACAGTCCGCTCACCGCGCTCGCGAACGGCGCGGAAGGCGGAAACGGCGTATACAAATACGGCGCCACGAACGCCTTCCCGACCCAGACCTATCAAGCCAGCAACTACTGGGTCGATGTCGTGTTCACACCCTCGAACAGCCTGTGGGACAACACGGCGGTCCCGGCCATCCAGTCCCAGCCCGATTCCGCCCCCGTCACACTCGGCGTGAAATTCAAGACGACCACGGACGGGAGCATCACCGGCATCCGCTTCTACAAGGGCATACAGAACACCGGGACGCACACCGGAAGTCTGTGGACCAGCACTGGCGAGCTGCTCGCGAGCGCGATCTTCGCCAACGAGACGGCGTCCGGATGGCAACAGGTGAACTTCTCCACCCCCGTGAAAATCACCGCCAACACCACCTACGTCGCCTCCTACCACACCACATCCGGATTCTGGTCGCTAACGAGACCCTACTTCACCACGCAATACGCGAACGGCCCGCTCCTCGCGCTCGCGAACGGCACGGAAGGCGGAAACGGCGTATACAAATACGACGCCGTAAACTCCTTCCCGACCCAGACCTATCAAGCCAGCAACTACTGGGTCGATGTGGTGTTCACTTCGCCTTAG
- a CDS encoding ice-binding family protein, protein MNLGDAASFGVLAGSAVTNTNLTAITGDLGVSPGNSVSGFPPGTVSGTVHAGDATASGAKADLVAAYNDITGRTPVVTIPTELGGTTRAPGIYNSANGVFGITGTLTLDAQDDPDAVFIFKASTLSTANVSNINLVNGAQEDNVFWQVSGSATLGTFSTFRGNVLALTSVMVGSGATLYGRAFALNNTVTLQGTSNPPKTLVIVPNNPPTTTTLTTSANPSQRGQSITFTAVVSPVTGSLVPQGEVVFKDGSTVIGSGWHDNSGPATFTTSSLAAGQHSITAVYLGGDTHDGEAIVHFAPSRSPELIQTVRTSLWDNSAVPAIPSHIDPNASTAGVKFRATTAGTVTGIRFYKGSQNTGTHVGGLWTSSGQLLASATFTNETASGWQQVNFPTPVSIAANTTYVASYHSTSGFYSVTRPYFNTQYTNNPLLALANGAEGGNGVYKYGPTNAFPTDAYQSSNYWVDLVFTPSGTP, encoded by the coding sequence GTGAACCTCGGCGACGCCGCCTCCTTCGGCGTTCTGGCCGGGAGCGCCGTGACGAACACGAATCTCACGGCGATCACCGGAGACCTCGGAGTCAGTCCGGGCAACTCGGTGAGCGGCTTCCCGCCCGGCACGGTGAGCGGAACCGTCCACGCAGGCGACGCCACGGCGTCCGGTGCCAAAGCCGACCTGGTCGCCGCCTACAACGACATCACCGGGCGGACACCTGTCGTCACCATACCGACAGAGCTCGGTGGCACGACCAGGGCCCCGGGCATCTACAACTCCGCCAACGGCGTCTTCGGAATAACCGGGACGCTCACACTCGATGCCCAGGACGACCCGGACGCGGTCTTCATCTTCAAGGCGTCCACCCTCTCCACGGCGAACGTCAGCAACATCAACCTTGTGAACGGCGCCCAGGAGGACAACGTCTTCTGGCAGGTCAGCGGCTCCGCGACGCTCGGGACGTTCTCCACCTTCCGAGGAAACGTCCTGGCGCTGACGTCGGTGATGGTGGGCTCCGGCGCCACCCTCTACGGCCGTGCCTTCGCGCTCAACAACACGGTCACGCTCCAAGGCACCAGCAACCCACCGAAAACCCTTGTCATCGTGCCGAACAACCCGCCGACCACGACAACCCTGACCACGTCGGCCAACCCCTCCCAGCGGGGACAGTCGATCACCTTCACCGCCGTGGTGAGCCCGGTCACGGGCTCGCTCGTCCCTCAGGGCGAGGTGGTCTTCAAGGATGGCTCGACCGTCATCGGCTCAGGCTGGCACGACAACTCGGGCCCCGCCACCTTCACGACCTCGAGCCTGGCCGCCGGGCAGCATTCGATCACCGCCGTCTATCTCGGCGGCGACACCCACGACGGTGAGGCCATCGTCCATTTCGCCCCGAGCAGGTCGCCCGAACTGATCCAGACCGTGCGGACCAGCCTGTGGGACAACTCGGCGGTCCCGGCCATCCCGTCCCACATCGATCCCAATGCCAGTACGGCCGGCGTGAAGTTCAGGGCCACCACGGCCGGGACCGTCACCGGCATCCGCTTCTACAAGGGCTCGCAGAACACCGGGACACACGTCGGAGGCCTGTGGACCAGCAGTGGCCAACTGCTCGCGAGCGCGACCTTCACCAACGAGACCGCGTCCGGATGGCAGCAGGTGAACTTCCCCACCCCCGTGAGCATCGCCGCCAACACCACCTACGTCGCCTCGTACCACAGCACATCCGGGTTCTATTCGGTAACGAGACCCTACTTCAACACGCAATACACAAACAATCCGCTCCTCGCGCTCGCGAACGGCGCGGAAGGCGGGAACGGCGTATACAAATACGGCCCCACGAACGCCTTCCCGACCGACGCCTATCAGTCCAGCAACTACTGGGTGGATCTCGTGTTCACCCCTTCCGGCACTCCTTGA
- a CDS encoding ice-binding family protein, which produces MSLGDADDCVVMAGNAVTSTHLTMITGAVALSPGTTLVGFPPGVVRGEVHRNNAEAKEEMADAVAAYNDAAGRTPTATIPPDLGGGATITPGVYDTPGGVFELAGTLTLDAEGDPDAVFIFQADSALNTARVSNIDLENGAQEDNIVWQVGDSATLGTLSTFRGNILALNGVTVMRGAAVYGRTMALNNVVTLNGTTTLPATRVTLPNNPATATSLTSSPNPSRTGEPVTFVAKVSGDFLGVSPTNTVLFKDGSVVIGSAMLDKLGVATFTTTELTRGVHPITAVYVAGGTAVGEAWVDFAPSESSVVNQQVLRRRTA; this is translated from the coding sequence GTGAGTCTCGGAGATGCCGACGACTGCGTGGTCATGGCCGGCAACGCGGTCACAAGCACGCATCTCACCATGATCACCGGTGCGGTCGCCTTGAGTCCGGGCACCACTCTGGTCGGCTTCCCACCGGGGGTGGTGCGCGGAGAGGTGCATCGGAACAACGCGGAGGCGAAGGAGGAGATGGCCGACGCGGTCGCCGCCTACAACGACGCGGCCGGGCGGACGCCCACCGCGACCATCCCCCCTGACCTCGGAGGAGGGGCGACCATCACACCGGGTGTCTACGACACTCCCGGAGGCGTCTTCGAGCTGGCCGGGACGCTCACGCTCGACGCCGAGGGCGACCCGGACGCGGTCTTCATCTTCCAGGCCGACTCCGCTCTCAACACGGCGAGGGTCAGCAACATCGACCTCGAGAACGGCGCCCAGGAGGACAACATCGTGTGGCAGGTCGGCGACTCGGCGACCCTGGGGACGCTCTCCACCTTCCGGGGGAACATCCTGGCACTGAACGGTGTCACGGTGATGAGGGGCGCGGCGGTGTACGGCCGCACCATGGCGCTGAACAACGTGGTCACCTTGAACGGCACGACCACCCTGCCGGCCACCCGTGTCACGCTGCCGAACAACCCGGCGACCGCCACGTCCCTCACCTCGTCGCCGAACCCGTCCCGGACGGGGGAGCCGGTCACCTTCGTCGCCAAGGTCAGCGGGGACTTCTTGGGGGTCAGTCCCACCAACACAGTGCTCTTCAAGGACGGCTCCGTCGTCATCGGCTCGGCCATGCTCGACAAGCTCGGCGTCGCGACGTTCACGACCACGGAACTCACCAGAGGCGTGCATCCCATCACCGCTGTCTACGTGGCCGGCGGCACCGCCGTCGGTGAGGCCTGGGTCGACTTCGCCCCGAGCGAGTCATCCGTGGTGAATCAGCAGGTGCTCCGCCGCAGGACGGCATAG
- a CDS encoding nucleotide sugar dehydrogenase encodes MREKLVVVGQGYVGLPLAMRAVDAGFDVVGIDLDEWRVKRLNAAESYVEDVGDDLLAAAHRSGRYLASGDYADAEGFDICVITVPTPLREGVPDLRHIGSAGESIAPLVRRGATVVLESTTYPGTTEEYLRPLLEEGSGLQAPEDFFLGYSPERIDPGNPQWRLDNTPKVVSGLDGASLERIGAFYGRIVQEVVPVSSLQVAELCKLLENTFRHVNIALVNELSIFAQQLGIDVWEAIDAASTKPFGYMRFTPGPGVGGHCLPIDPSYLSWKVKRSLGHNFRFVELANDINDHMPDHVVHRLILGLNRRSKSIKGSRVLLLGLAYKKNAGDCRESPAIEVARALWKLGADVRAADPHVDDSLLPPGIEIVRPTGRELALADAVVILTDHDCFDYELVEQMGAFVFDTRNRCRGPNVERL; translated from the coding sequence ATGAGAGAGAAGCTGGTCGTTGTCGGCCAGGGGTATGTAGGCCTGCCGCTGGCGATGCGGGCGGTCGACGCCGGGTTCGACGTCGTGGGGATCGACCTGGACGAGTGGCGGGTCAAGCGGCTCAACGCCGCCGAGTCCTATGTCGAAGACGTCGGCGACGACCTGCTGGCCGCGGCCCACCGTTCGGGGCGGTATCTGGCCAGCGGCGACTACGCCGACGCCGAGGGGTTCGACATATGCGTGATAACGGTGCCGACGCCGCTCCGCGAGGGCGTCCCCGACCTCCGTCACATCGGCTCGGCCGGTGAGTCCATCGCCCCGCTGGTACGGCGGGGCGCGACGGTGGTCCTGGAGTCCACCACCTATCCCGGGACCACCGAGGAGTATCTACGGCCCCTGCTGGAGGAGGGCTCCGGGCTGCAGGCACCCGAGGACTTCTTCCTCGGCTACAGCCCGGAACGGATCGACCCGGGCAACCCCCAATGGCGGCTGGACAACACGCCGAAGGTCGTGTCCGGGCTCGACGGGGCCTCCCTGGAGCGGATCGGGGCGTTCTACGGGCGGATCGTGCAGGAGGTCGTCCCCGTCTCCTCGCTGCAGGTGGCCGAGCTGTGCAAGCTCCTTGAGAACACCTTCAGGCATGTCAACATCGCCCTGGTGAACGAGCTGTCGATCTTCGCGCAGCAGCTCGGGATCGACGTCTGGGAGGCGATCGACGCCGCCTCCACCAAGCCGTTCGGCTACATGCGCTTCACCCCGGGGCCCGGGGTCGGCGGTCACTGCCTGCCGATCGACCCGTCCTACCTGTCCTGGAAGGTCAAGCGCAGCCTGGGGCACAACTTCCGGTTCGTGGAGCTGGCCAACGACATCAACGACCACATGCCCGACCACGTCGTGCACCGGCTGATCCTCGGGCTGAACCGGCGGTCCAAGTCGATCAAGGGGAGCCGGGTGCTCCTGCTGGGACTGGCCTACAAGAAGAACGCCGGCGACTGCCGCGAGTCGCCCGCCATCGAGGTGGCCAGAGCCCTGTGGAAGCTGGGCGCGGACGTGCGGGCCGCCGATCCGCACGTGGACGACTCCCTGCTCCCGCCGGGGATCGAGATCGTCAGGCCCACGGGCCGGGAGCTGGCCCTGGCCGACGCGGTCGTGATCCTCACCGACCACGACTGCTTCGACTACGAGCTGGTCGAGCAGATGGGCGCCTTCGTCTTCGACACGCGCAACCGCTGCCGGGGTCCCAACGTCGAGCGCCTCTGA
- a CDS encoding carboxymuconolactone decarboxylase family protein has translation MNDHADDAAPDRRARGLEIMKRVYGRNHVGDGPGDFFGMTVEHLFAEVWSRDGLSTRDRRLLLLGLLVGQGADDMIEVQLDAALRTGELTPDELREIVIFLTHYAGWPRGAKLNTQVEELIDRVMRP, from the coding sequence ATGAACGACCACGCGGACGACGCCGCCCCTGACCGCCGGGCCCGCGGATTGGAGATCATGAAGCGGGTCTACGGCCGCAACCACGTCGGTGACGGCCCCGGCGACTTCTTCGGCATGACCGTCGAGCATCTGTTCGCCGAAGTGTGGTCCAGAGACGGGCTGAGCACGCGGGACCGGCGGCTGCTCCTGCTCGGCCTCCTCGTCGGACAGGGCGCCGACGACATGATCGAGGTCCAGCTCGACGCGGCGCTGCGCACCGGGGAGCTCACCCCGGACGAGCTCCGCGAGATCGTCATCTTCCTCACCCACTACGCGGGCTGGCCACGCGGCGCCAAGCTCAACACCCAGGTCGAGGAGCTGATCGACCGCGTCATGAGGCCCTAG
- a CDS encoding SDR family oxidoreductase has translation MPGALHHPERRPVLVTGASSGIGSAVAVGLAAAGYPVALGARRTAICEELAAKIRADGGEAVALALDVTSDESVSFFVAEAERALGEVEVVVTCAGEVTPENAYETATPDFEAQLQLNLVGTQRFVAKVAPAMATRRRGDIVFVSSDVVRLPRPRMGAYVAAKNGVEGLARAMQMELEGTGVRASILRPGPTLSGVGSTWPVEVLQAVLDDWVRYGLARHDHFLNPRDVAAAVLAVISMPRGAHVTLLEVEPEAPLRPERPQRPGR, from the coding sequence ATGCCCGGAGCCCTGCACCACCCCGAGCGGCGGCCGGTCCTGGTGACCGGGGCTTCCTCGGGGATCGGCTCGGCCGTGGCCGTCGGGCTGGCGGCGGCCGGGTATCCGGTGGCGCTGGGCGCGCGCCGGACCGCGATCTGCGAGGAGCTGGCGGCGAAGATCCGTGCCGACGGCGGGGAGGCGGTGGCGCTGGCGCTGGACGTCACCTCGGACGAGTCCGTCTCCTTTTTCGTCGCCGAGGCGGAGCGGGCGTTGGGGGAGGTCGAGGTGGTGGTGACGTGCGCGGGCGAGGTGACGCCGGAGAACGCCTACGAGACCGCCACCCCCGACTTCGAGGCGCAGCTCCAGCTCAACCTGGTCGGCACCCAGCGGTTCGTGGCCAAGGTGGCGCCCGCGATGGCGACGAGGCGGCGCGGCGACATCGTGTTCGTCAGCTCCGACGTCGTACGGCTGCCGCGCCCCCGGATGGGCGCCTACGTCGCGGCCAAGAACGGCGTCGAGGGCCTGGCCAGGGCGATGCAGATGGAGCTGGAGGGCACCGGGGTCCGGGCGTCGATCCTGCGGCCGGGGCCGACCCTGTCGGGGGTGGGCTCCACCTGGCCGGTGGAGGTCCTGCAGGCGGTGCTGGACGACTGGGTCAGGTACGGGCTGGCCAGGCACGACCATTTCCTCAACCCCCGCGACGTGGCGGCGGCCGTACTGGCCGTGATCTCCATGCCGCGCGGCGCGCACGTCACCCTGCTGGAGGTCGAGCCGGAGGCGCCCCTGCGCCCGGAGCGGCCGCAACGGCCGGGGCGGTGA
- a CDS encoding glycoside hydrolase family 3 protein has translation MIGPLARSRARRSAFAALTSLTLLVGGTVGAPGAGAGTAGGTAAAEGAGAAGGARQPEIGRPPLDARGCARIDRSLQTLSEWPKVKSRIKRDPAGERRVAKILAGMTLAEKVGQMTQPEISAITPEEVGRYGIGSVLNGGGSWPGRDKHASPRAWLDLADAYWEASTGTRTKIPVIWGIDAVHGNNNVYGATVFPHNIGLGAAHDPCLVRDIGSATAAQLRATGQDWAFAPTLAVVRDDRWGRTYEGFSEDPRITRAYGYEAVNGLQGRHPRGIGDRGVIATAKHFIGDGGTLKGVDQGVNPSSEAEMINIHAQGYYGALAAGAQTVMASFNSWTNTDLGIDEGKLHGSERVLNGILKQKMGFDGVVVSDWNGIGQVAGCTNASCARAINAGLDVVMVPNDWKAFIANTIAQVEAGQIPMARIDDAVTRILRVKLRAGVLGAPKPSERALAGSADALEAKRLAREAVRRSQVLLKNKGGVLPLAGGSKVLVVGKSADSMQNQTGGWTLTWQGTGNTNADFPGGTTILGGLRQALGEADVTFSETADGVDPSAYDAVIAVIGETPYAEGVGDLARRTLEAAKLHPGDLAVLDKVSGKGAPVVTVYVTGRPLWVNKELNRSDAFVVAWLPGTEGGGVADLLVQGPRRGAGYTGTLPYSWPKSACQTPLNAGEEGYDPLFPLGYGLRHGQSGSVGTLDETAPPAGCGQPGGGGEASEDLEIFNRMDVPPYKGFIGSADNWGGTEIGVDGEAAHSAIGVVQSDVNVQQDGLKATWNGTGPAQIYMQDPAGGHDLRGYLNADGALVFDTVVHQAPAARTVISVHCGYPCFSEVAATSLFQGLTPGVKATVKIPIACFAATGLDLEAVNTPFLVYTDGAFSASFANVRWVPKAAKDSDARSCDSLT, from the coding sequence ATGATCGGACCCCTCGCGCGATCACGCGCCCGCCGGAGCGCCTTCGCGGCACTGACGAGCCTGACACTCCTGGTCGGAGGCACTGTCGGCGCCCCGGGAGCGGGCGCCGGGACGGCGGGGGGAACCGCCGCCGCGGAGGGCGCGGGGGCGGCGGGGGGCGCCCGGCAGCCCGAGATCGGCAGACCGCCCCTGGACGCCCGCGGCTGCGCCCGCATCGACAGGAGCCTGCAAACGCTCTCCGAGTGGCCCAAGGTCAAGAGCCGGATCAAGCGCGACCCGGCCGGCGAGAGGCGGGTGGCGAAGATCCTCGCCGGCATGACACTGGCCGAGAAGGTCGGCCAGATGACGCAGCCGGAGATCTCCGCGATCACCCCGGAGGAGGTCGGGCGGTACGGCATCGGCTCGGTGCTCAACGGCGGCGGCTCGTGGCCCGGCCGGGACAAGCACGCCTCGCCGCGGGCCTGGCTCGACCTCGCCGACGCCTACTGGGAGGCGTCCACCGGCACGCGTACGAAGATCCCGGTGATCTGGGGCATCGACGCCGTCCACGGCAACAACAACGTCTACGGCGCGACGGTCTTCCCCCACAACATCGGCCTGGGCGCCGCGCACGACCCGTGCCTCGTCCGCGACATCGGCTCGGCGACCGCCGCGCAGCTCCGCGCGACCGGCCAGGACTGGGCCTTCGCGCCCACGCTCGCCGTCGTCCGGGACGACCGGTGGGGCCGCACCTACGAGGGCTTCTCCGAAGACCCCCGCATCACCCGGGCCTACGGCTACGAGGCCGTCAACGGCCTGCAGGGCCGGCACCCGCGCGGCATCGGCGACAGGGGCGTCATCGCCACCGCCAAACACTTCATCGGCGACGGCGGCACCCTCAAGGGAGTGGACCAGGGGGTGAACCCCTCCTCCGAGGCCGAGATGATCAACATTCACGCCCAGGGCTACTACGGCGCGCTCGCGGCCGGCGCCCAGACCGTGATGGCCTCCTTCAACAGCTGGACGAACACCGACCTCGGCATCGACGAGGGCAAGCTGCACGGCAGCGAGCGCGTCCTCAACGGCATCCTCAAGCAGAAGATGGGCTTCGACGGCGTCGTCGTCTCCGACTGGAACGGCATCGGCCAGGTCGCCGGATGCACCAACGCGAGCTGCGCGCGGGCCATCAACGCGGGTCTGGACGTCGTGATGGTGCCGAACGACTGGAAGGCGTTCATCGCCAACACGATCGCGCAGGTCGAAGCCGGCCAGATCCCGATGGCGCGCATCGACGACGCGGTCACGCGGATCCTGCGGGTGAAGCTGCGCGCGGGCGTCCTCGGCGCGCCCAAGCCGTCCGAGCGCGCCCTGGCCGGCTCGGCCGACGCACTGGAGGCCAAGAGGCTCGCCCGCGAGGCCGTCCGCAGGTCGCAGGTCCTGCTCAAGAACAAGGGCGGGGTGCTGCCGCTGGCCGGCGGCTCCAAGGTGCTCGTGGTCGGCAAGAGCGCCGACAGCATGCAGAACCAGACCGGCGGCTGGACCCTCACCTGGCAGGGCACCGGCAACACCAACGCCGACTTCCCGGGCGGCACGACGATCCTCGGCGGCCTGCGGCAGGCGCTGGGCGAGGCGGACGTCACCTTCAGCGAGACGGCGGACGGCGTCGACCCCTCGGCCTACGACGCGGTCATCGCGGTGATCGGCGAGACGCCGTACGCCGAGGGGGTCGGCGACCTCGCCCGGCGGACGCTTGAGGCGGCCAAGCTCCACCCGGGTGACCTGGCCGTCCTGGACAAGGTCAGCGGCAAGGGCGCGCCGGTGGTCACCGTCTACGTCACCGGCCGCCCGCTCTGGGTCAACAAGGAGCTCAACCGCTCCGACGCCTTCGTCGTCGCCTGGCTGCCGGGCACCGAGGGCGGCGGCGTCGCGGACCTGCTCGTCCAGGGACCGCGCAGGGGGGCCGGCTACACGGGCACCCTGCCGTACTCCTGGCCGAAGAGCGCCTGTCAGACGCCGCTCAACGCGGGCGAGGAGGGCTACGACCCGCTCTTCCCCCTCGGCTACGGCCTGCGCCACGGGCAGAGCGGATCCGTCGGGACCCTCGACGAGACCGCCCCTCCGGCGGGCTGCGGCCAGCCGGGCGGCGGCGGCGAGGCGAGCGAGGACCTGGAGATCTTCAACCGGATGGACGTCCCGCCCTACAAGGGCTTCATCGGCTCGGCCGACAACTGGGGCGGCACCGAGATCGGCGTCGACGGCGAGGCGGCGCACTCGGCGATCGGCGTGGTGCAGTCCGACGTCAACGTGCAGCAGGACGGCCTCAAGGCGACCTGGAACGGCACCGGTCCGGCGCAGATCTACATGCAGGACCCGGCGGGCGGCCACGACCTGCGGGGCTATCTCAACGCCGACGGCGCCCTGGTCTTCGACACGGTCGTCCACCAGGCCCCGGCCGCCAGGACCGTGATCAGCGTGCACTGCGGTTATCCGTGCTTCTCCGAGGTGGCCGCGACCTCGCTGTTCCAGGGGCTCACGCCCGGGGTGAAGGCGACGGTCAAGATCCCGATCGCGTGCTTCGCGGCCACGGGCCTCGACCTGGAGGCGGTCAACACGCCGTTCCTCGTCTACACCGACGGCGCGTTCTCCGCCTCCTTCGCCAACGTGCGGTGGGTGCCGAAGGCGGCCAAGGACTCCGACGCCAGGAGTTGCGACAGCCTGACCTAG